The sequence CTAAGGCTGCGCCTGTCGTAAGTGAGTAAAACACTCCGACCTCTTAAGGGTTTCATAATTCGTCCTAACTCTATCAAGAATTGCTTATAAAGTATTCTATTGTCCAGCATTCGTCCACTCCTTTTCCCAAATGGCTATAAAGATTATttgataaagtaaataaatagggtaacgtacaataaaaatgttataagataatatttaaatacttcaaTACCATATCTGTAACAATAATATCGACAAAGGAATCTTTAAAAGGTAATTGTGAAACATTCCAATGTAGTAAGtcaattttacatttagaGGAAGATGCCTCTATGTTAGATTTTGTGTTATGTACAGCTTTTGGATGATTGTCCCCTCCAATAATATAAGATTGGGAATATACTAAAGCTGCctgtaattttcaatattaataatttttatctttaacataatatatttatgttatattgaaatacaaatGTATGTGTCTATATTACCTCAATTGGGATGGAACCACTACCACACATTGGGTCAATTATGATGTCTCCTGGATTAGGATGAGCTAATcttaacaaattataacaTACAGTTGCTCTAAGAGTAGTTGGTCCAAAACACATGATATTCCTATGATGCTTAGATTCATGTGTAATACGTAACTGTGTTATCAATTCATCTATTCatgatataatacatattatccTCTACAATAAAAAGCAACcacatattaatttatttcacttactGTCAACTACTTTACAAACTACTTCTAAATAATATGTTGATAGATCCACAAGCCACAGATATTTATCTTGCAATTCTCCTCCAATAGCTCTGGCAACCTCTGCTGATTCAAATGTATGTTTTCCAGTTCTTTCACATGTTACtctatatcttaatatttcatcttcCTTAGTGTCAGACGGATCTtgccctctttttcttcctttaacTATGATTGGTGTAACAGTTGTGTTACAAAGCTTACGATCTTTTTCAGCTACATTATATTCATCAGTAGTTGGATATATTTTCCCTTGAAAACcagtaataattttccaagcgTTCAAagctttttctaatttcatatcATTATGCACAGCATCTTTAAACAATTGTAAATCAGCTTCTTTACTATCTCCTgagaattcaaattttctaacatCTGCGACAATATAAACATTGTCTATCGATCTCATTTCTTGTACCTAAAATTACAactcaaataaaataatattattaattcgcTTTCTGtacaataacaattttacttcacagaaataaatttacatattaaaaacatcagttttaaaataaacaaaaaataatattacttgtGCGAATTGACTCcaatatacattaaaataaatcttgcCGCGTTCCTTAACAAtcttaacatttttatctaatttct comes from Bombus pyrosoma isolate SC7728 linkage group LG2, ASM1482585v1, whole genome shotgun sequence and encodes:
- the LOC122577578 gene encoding THUMP domain-containing protein 3-like isoform X1, whose product is MNEDNESNLRKLFIESLASDNVFIVATTIDTGFEWQAVDECKEKLDKNVKIVKERGKIYFNVYWSQFAQVQEMRSIDNVYIVADVRKFEFSGDSKEADLQLFKDAVHNDMKLEKALNAWKIITGFQGKIYPTTDEYNVAEKDRKLCNTTVTPIIVKGRKRGQDPSDTKEDEILRYRVTCERTGKHTFESAEVARAIGGELQDKYLWLVDLSTYYLEVVCKVVDNELITQLRITHESKHHRNIMCFGPTTLRATVCYNLLRLAHPNPGDIIIDPMCGSGSIPIEAALVYSQSYIIGGDNHPKAVHNTKSNIEASSSKCKIDLLHWNVSQLPFKDSFVDIIVTDMPFGKRSGRMLDNRILYKQFLIELGRIMKPLRGRSVLLTYDRRSLSMALQAAGDLFYVTKTLGVNIGGLQAAVYVLKRTDISYEQFKPKVIKHMMCRKK
- the LOC122577578 gene encoding THUMP domain-containing protein 3-like isoform X2; this translates as MNEDNESNLRKLFIESLASDNVFIVATTIDTGFEWQAVDECKEKLDKNVKIVKERGKIYFNVYWSQFAQVQEMRSIDNVYIVADVRKFEFSGDSKEADLQLFKDAVHNDMKLEKALNAWKIITGFQGKIYPTTDEYNVAEKDRKLCNTTVTPIIVKGRKRGQDPSDTKEDEILRYRVTCERTGKHTFESAEVARAIGGELQDKYLWLVDLSTYYLEVVCKVVDNELITQLRITHESKHHRNIMCFGPTTLRATVCYNLLRLAHPNPGDIIIDPMCGSGSIPIEAALVYSQSYIIGGDNHPKAVHNTKSNIEASSSKYMPFGKRSGRMLDNRILYKQFLIELGRIMKPLRGRSVLLTYDRRSLSMALQAAGDLFYVTKTLGVNIGGLQAAVYVLKRTDISYEQFKPKVIKHMMCRKK
- the LOC122577578 gene encoding THUMP domain-containing protein 3-like isoform X3 — encoded protein: MRSIDNVYIVADVRKFEFSGDSKEADLQLFKDAVHNDMKLEKALNAWKIITGFQGKIYPTTDEYNVAEKDRKLCNTTVTPIIVKGRKRGQDPSDTKEDEILRYRVTCERTGKHTFESAEVARAIGGELQDKYLWLVDLSTYYLEVVCKVVDNELITQLRITHESKHHRNIMCFGPTTLRATVCYNLLRLAHPNPGDIIIDPMCGSGSIPIEAALVYSQSYIIGGDNHPKAVHNTKSNIEASSSKCKIDLLHWNVSQLPFKDSFVDIIVTDMPFGKRSGRMLDNRILYKQFLIELGRIMKPLRGRSVLLTYDRRSLSMALQAAGDLFYVTKTLGVNIGGLQAAVYVLKRTDISYEQFKPKVIKHMMCRKK